From one Planococcus citri chromosome 3, ihPlaCitr1.1, whole genome shotgun sequence genomic stretch:
- the LOC135839092 gene encoding uncharacterized protein LOC135839092: MCYEKLYIPTYSLCYISCLDWFLNMIESAPKSMLDVFMNSSDDEEDDHDQIYHLRKSMLVVCMLVMMMMAILITLPHIDDFIYEMLVGEYEDESDDENEHRQPQH, from the exons ATGT GCTATGAAAAGctttacatacctacctacagtttATG TTATATATCGTGTTTGGATTGGTTTTTAAATATGATTGAGAGTGCCCCCAAATCGATGCTCGATGTATTCAtgaa TAGCAGCGACGATGAGGAAGATGATCATGATCAAATTTATCACTTGCGAAAAAGTATGCTTGTAGTGTGTATGTTAGTAATGATGATGATGGCAATTTTGATTACTCTACCCCATATCGACGATTTCATTTATGAAATGTTAGTTGGTGAATACGAAGATGAAAGTGATGATGAAAACGAGCACCGTCAGCCTCAGCATTGA
- the Mad gene encoding protein mothers against dpp isoform X3, protein METDDVESSNSGPMSTLNSLFSFTSPAVKKLLGWKQGDEEEKWAEKAVESLVKKLKKNKSGYEELVRALSFPGQPSKCVTIPRSLDGRLQVSHRKGLPHVIYCRVWRWPDLQSHHELKPMENCQYPFSAKQKEVCINPYHYRRVESPVLPPVLVPRHSEFAPSHAMLQYSQQPTLGDTSCPANVSFSSNGFTHTSPNSPHSPASSSVAHSPYQVNCLPETPPPAYSPSEEKDGVTSTQSDSTSIESPMADVCSIPYQEQQYWASIAYYELNCRVGEVFHCQSPMIIVDGFTNPTSHNLNRFCLGQLSNVNRNSTIENTRRHIGKGVQLYYVGGEVFAECLSDSAIFVQSRNCNYHHGFHPSTVCKIPAGCSLKIFNNKEFADLLMQSANEGFEAVYELTKMCTIRLSFVKGWGAEYHRQDVTSTPCWIEIHLHGALTWLDKVLTQMGAPTNPISSVS, encoded by the exons ATGGAAACAGATGATGTAGAATCGAGTAATTCCGGACCTATGTCCACTTTGAACAGTTTGTTCTCATTCACGAGTCCAGCTGTGAAAAAACTATTAGGATGGAAACAAGgagacgaagaagaaaaatgggCTGAGAAAGCTGTAGAATCGTTGgtgaaaaagctgaaaaagaataaaagcgGATACGAAGAATTAGTCAGAGCGTTGAGTTTTCCAGGACAGCCTAGCAAATGTGTCACGATTCCTCGTAGTTTGGATGGAAGATTACAA GTATCTCATCGTAAAGGTTTACCTCATGTTATATATTGTCGAGTTTGGAGATGGCCTGATTTGCAATCGCATCATGAGCTCAAGCCTATGGAAAATTGTCAATATCCGTTTTCGGCGAAGCAGAAAGAAGTGTGTATCAATCCGTATCATTACCGAAGAGTCGAAAGTCCAG TGTTACCGCCTGTTTTAGTACCGCGTCATAGCGAATTCGCGCCAAGTCACGCCATGTTGCAGTATTCGCAACAGCCTACTCTAGGCGATACTTCTTGTCCTGCGAACGTATCCTTTTCTAGTAATGGATTTACTCATACTTCTCCAAATTCTCCGCATAGTCCGGCTAGCTCGAGCGTTGCGCACAGTCCCTATCAAGTGAATTGCTTGCCTG AAACTCCTCCGCCAGCTTATTCTCCTAGCGAGGAAAAAGATGGTGTTACGTCGACGCAAAGTGATTCAACATCGATCGAGTCGCCGATGGCGGATGTATGTTCGATCCCATATCAA GAGCAACAATATTGGGCCAGTATCGCTTATTACGAACTCAACTGTCGCGTCGGTGAAGTATTTCATTGTCAATCTCCAATGATAATCGTAGATGGTTTCACAAATCCAACTAGTCACAATCTAAATCGTTTCTGCCTTGGTCAATTGTCTAACGTCAATCGTAATTCCACCATAGAGAATACTAGAAGGCATATAGGAAAAG GAGTACAACTTTATTACGTAGGAGGAGAAGTATTCGCGGAATGCTTATCAGATTCGGCAATATTTGTACAATCGAGAAACTGTAATTATCACCATGGTTTCCATCCGTCTACGGTATGCAAAATACCAGCTGGCTGTTCGTTGAAGATTTTCAACAACAAGGAGTTTGCCGATTTGTTGATGCAATCTGCCAATGAAGGTTTTGAAGCTGTGTACGAGCTGACCAAAATGTGTACCATTAG ATTATCATTCGTCAAAGGCTGGGGAGCCGAATATCACCGGCAAGACGTGACTTCGACGCCGTGCTGGATTGAGATCCATCTACACGGAGCTTTAACGTGGTTAGATAAAGTACTGACTCAGATGGGAGCGCCAACTAATCCGATATCGTCTGTATCGTGA
- the Mad gene encoding protein mothers against dpp isoform X1, which produces MSIGDLIHNFFVTESFNNDNNNANNYYYGSRDYDRGQEDVSYSYSYPTNGQYQANRMETDDVESSNSGPMSTLNSLFSFTSPAVKKLLGWKQGDEEEKWAEKAVESLVKKLKKNKSGYEELVRALSFPGQPSKCVTIPRSLDGRLQVSHRKGLPHVIYCRVWRWPDLQSHHELKPMENCQYPFSAKQKEVCINPYHYRRVESPVLPPVLVPRHSEFAPSHAMLQYSQQPTLGDTSCPANVSFSSNGFTHTSPNSPHSPASSSVAHSPYQVNCLPETPPPAYSPSEEKDGVTSTQSDSTSIESPMADVCSIPYQEQQYWASIAYYELNCRVGEVFHCQSPMIIVDGFTNPTSHNLNRFCLGQLSNVNRNSTIENTRRHIGKGVQLYYVGGEVFAECLSDSAIFVQSRNCNYHHGFHPSTVCKIPAGCSLKIFNNKEFADLLMQSANEGFEAVYELTKMCTIRLSFVKGWGAEYHRQDVTSTPCWIEIHLHGALTWLDKVLTQMGAPTNPISSVS; this is translated from the exons AGTATCAAGCGAACAGAATGGAAACAGATGATGTAGAATCGAGTAATTCCGGACCTATGTCCACTTTGAACAGTTTGTTCTCATTCACGAGTCCAGCTGTGAAAAAACTATTAGGATGGAAACAAGgagacgaagaagaaaaatgggCTGAGAAAGCTGTAGAATCGTTGgtgaaaaagctgaaaaagaataaaagcgGATACGAAGAATTAGTCAGAGCGTTGAGTTTTCCAGGACAGCCTAGCAAATGTGTCACGATTCCTCGTAGTTTGGATGGAAGATTACAA GTATCTCATCGTAAAGGTTTACCTCATGTTATATATTGTCGAGTTTGGAGATGGCCTGATTTGCAATCGCATCATGAGCTCAAGCCTATGGAAAATTGTCAATATCCGTTTTCGGCGAAGCAGAAAGAAGTGTGTATCAATCCGTATCATTACCGAAGAGTCGAAAGTCCAG TGTTACCGCCTGTTTTAGTACCGCGTCATAGCGAATTCGCGCCAAGTCACGCCATGTTGCAGTATTCGCAACAGCCTACTCTAGGCGATACTTCTTGTCCTGCGAACGTATCCTTTTCTAGTAATGGATTTACTCATACTTCTCCAAATTCTCCGCATAGTCCGGCTAGCTCGAGCGTTGCGCACAGTCCCTATCAAGTGAATTGCTTGCCTG AAACTCCTCCGCCAGCTTATTCTCCTAGCGAGGAAAAAGATGGTGTTACGTCGACGCAAAGTGATTCAACATCGATCGAGTCGCCGATGGCGGATGTATGTTCGATCCCATATCAA GAGCAACAATATTGGGCCAGTATCGCTTATTACGAACTCAACTGTCGCGTCGGTGAAGTATTTCATTGTCAATCTCCAATGATAATCGTAGATGGTTTCACAAATCCAACTAGTCACAATCTAAATCGTTTCTGCCTTGGTCAATTGTCTAACGTCAATCGTAATTCCACCATAGAGAATACTAGAAGGCATATAGGAAAAG GAGTACAACTTTATTACGTAGGAGGAGAAGTATTCGCGGAATGCTTATCAGATTCGGCAATATTTGTACAATCGAGAAACTGTAATTATCACCATGGTTTCCATCCGTCTACGGTATGCAAAATACCAGCTGGCTGTTCGTTGAAGATTTTCAACAACAAGGAGTTTGCCGATTTGTTGATGCAATCTGCCAATGAAGGTTTTGAAGCTGTGTACGAGCTGACCAAAATGTGTACCATTAG ATTATCATTCGTCAAAGGCTGGGGAGCCGAATATCACCGGCAAGACGTGACTTCGACGCCGTGCTGGATTGAGATCCATCTACACGGAGCTTTAACGTGGTTAGATAAAGTACTGACTCAGATGGGAGCGCCAACTAATCCGATATCGTCTGTATCGTGA